The Acidobacteriota bacterium genomic sequence CTGCCTCCTGGAGAGCACCGAACGCGAGCTCCTAACGGCCCTGAAGCTTGATCCTGAGGCCATTTAGGTACTACACCAAGATAAGAGCTATCATCATGATATACAATAAGTTCCGAGTTGCCGATAAAGCTATTGGCGAAAGTCGGGTCAAAGATCCGCCTGAGTGCAGCCAAGAGATCCGGCCCGGCCCGCTCAAGCCAAATCCTTTCCAGGTCTTCACCCGGTTCAAACAACCTCGGCTCCTTGTTCATGGATTTACACCTCCACATTCTATCAACATGGCGGCCGACAGTTTCAAGCTCCGGTCTGGGCACAGCGCATGCGCGTATTATGGAGGGGAGACCGGGGGAGGGGGGGCAGGGGGCGAGCCGATTTGAACCAGCGGGGGTATGGGAACAATGCCCCTGGCCCGGGTGACGGGTTTATTACCAAATGTCTCTAATAATTTCTAAAAGTTTTTCTAAAGGCGTTAAAAAGCTTTTTAAGGTTATTAATCACCTTTCTTGGGTTTGGCCGAGTTTCATTTAAGATTAAGCTAAAAAAATTACCATATAGGCGAGAAATCTATTCTGGTTATCTATTCGGCTCTACATAGAGAACATGAATATATCCAACAATAACAAATCCATCGCTGTTAGGCGGAAGCTTAATTTTTACCCATTCTCCGGAAATATCGTCAAATTCTAAAAGGGCACCAACGGGCAATTCTCTTATTATTAGGCTTTGAAAATCCGGCTGGACTCTTAAGGTTGCTCCGGATTTTATTATCCTAATCTGTTCTCCCCTTCTAACATTGTCAGCAATATCCTTTTCTCTAGCCCCAATTTCTTTAGATTGGGCTTCATTCTTTTCGCTTAATTCTTTTTCCTTAAGAGCAATCCTAGGAACCCAAAAATCATTTTTATATTTTTCGTACAAAGAAATTACCGTTGTGTCAAATAAGCTTTTATCTGGCCGATAGTCAGGATTTTGATTCAAAGTTTTTTCGAAAAGAAGGACGGCAAGATCTGGTCGATTATATGCTTTGATAAAGCATGACCCCCATAAGAAATAGATTTTTGATAGAAGAAGCCTATCAGTTCCTCTTGTTTCATATTGATCAAGATATGGTTTCAGGGATGACAGTCCCGATATAGCACTTGGGTAATCACCCTTTATATAGAATTCATTGTACAAAGTAAGAGCTTCCGTGAGGCTTTTCGGTGGCGCCATGTAGCTGCTGCTGATTGCTGAAGAATTGGCGAGAGACGGGATGAGGATCTTATCATTTAAGAGCTTGGCTACAGTAGTTGCAGCAAGAGATTTTGCTAAACTTGAAAAATCTGAAAAAACATCTCCAGCAGATAGGGATGTAGCTCGCCAAACAGCCTGACCTGTCTCTCCGTCAAAAAACCTGCTGTCAAAATTTGCATTTGGCATTGTGAAAACTAATTCAGGTAAAGACTGTTGTTGCTCTGAATAGTTTAAAATGTTTCCAATAAGGACGGCTGTTCCAGTTGTCGTCGTTATACTTGGCATAGCTACAGATGATTCCCAGTATTCTTGAAGAGCTACGATAAGTAATCCTTCGATATTTCTCTCTCTAAATCTTTTTGTTATTTCATCTTGGGAATATTCTCTAACCGGAGGTAATATTTCTGAACCAGTTGCAGCTAAAATATTATTTCTTAAGCACGCTTGTTGAAACGCGGATTCGATAACATCTTTATATCTCAGGTCTTGAAATGAAGATAGGATTAGGATCTTCGAATATTGCCGTTTCTCGGAATCAAAGCTTGAAACAGATTTAATATCAGTTAAGGCACAGCCCATCAAGAAAAGAGCGATTCCAGATAATAGAAATATGTGTTTTTTCATGGATTTCACCCTTTATGTGACATGAAAAGAAGGTCGTGTCAAGATTCGTTCGCAATTTTGGGCTCATCCTAACCCTCTTCAGTTAGCCGCTTGAGCAATCAAGTCTCCAAAAGTAAATGCAATATATGTTATCTGACATATGCGGTGCACAATAAAAATCTTTCTCAGTAGAAAAAATGATTAAGAAAATGTATGGTGCGATGACGCCTAGAAGCTAAACCCAATTCCCAGATCCAGGCTCAGACCGCCAATCTCAATATCAAAATCAGCCGGTCTCATTTTGCAGGTGTAGTATTTTAACCGGAGATCCAAGACCAAGTCTTTCGTTGGGATTATGGATATCCCTGCAATTCCACAAAAACCGATTTTATTCTCCTTGGCCTCGCCAAGAGGCGCATTCTTCTCATTGAACATGTAATATCCAACTCCGGTTCCTACATTGGGCTGGAATGTCCCGGTGGATAGACGATAAAGCACACCCAATTCAACGCCTATGACATTGACTTTTGTCTTTTCTCCAGTGAAGGAGAACTTGCCTTTGTGCTCTCGGTAACCGCCTTCAAGCCATCCTGCAACCTTTCTTCCACCTAAACGCAATTCGCCTCCAAATACAGGCCCGTTTTCGTAGATTTCATTAAATGCGGAATCAGAGGCAACAAAATATCCGAATCGTGCCATAAGCATTGCAATTTTATCTGCACTTGGTGCTGGGCGGATAATTGTTATCTCAGGCGGTGCTTTCGGTTTTTCAGCAACCATCTTCTCTGGGACTTCAACTACCGGCTCAGCCTTTTCCTCAACAATAAGGGCCGGTTTTTCAACAACCGGGATAGCTTTTTCGGCGACAGTCTTCTCCGGTGTTTCAACTTTCGGCACATCAACTTCAACAAGTTCCTCGGCGACAGATTTATGTACATAGCCTTCTTGAGAGTTTGGGAGTTTGATAAGATACCAGTTTTCTAGCTTTTCCACGACTTCAAAAACTTGGCCTTTTTGTGCAATAAGAATAAAGCGTGCTGTTGTATCAGGGGCTTGTCTAACGGGTGCACCCATGCCTAAAATACGGATTTTCAGGCCTTCTCCGGCAGAAGCGGTCTGAGAAAGCAACAGCCATACGATTGCCGCTGCGAGAGATTTAAGCAAGCTGTTTTTTGTTGTCAGCATGATAAATTCCCCTTTATTGAACCATAACATGTGCCGGAGCGCCCTCGCGGCCGGAGCTGTGAATGGCGACAATCCGGTAATCCAGCCGTTCCTTTCCGGCATTGCGGTGGTAATACTCTTTCACATCGGCGGCGACTTCCGTGAGAAGAGAAGGGGCTCCATTAACAAAGGAATATATTTTGTATTTAATGATATTCAAGCCGGCATTGGCTGAATTCGCTTGCCAGGAAAGAATATTAATGTATTCAGCTTGTGAAAAAGTTCGATTCAGAACTTTCCTGCCCGAGGCATGCGGTGGATGGATAAAGCGGAAATGAGCGGTTATTGATTTGTCGGAGTCCATTGTGATCGTGAGCGGTCCCGAGCTTCCTGATGCGCTGCCGCTCCAGTTAGTAAAGATGTGATAGATGTCAGGGATTGGGGTAATCGTTACATCTTCACCCGGCACATAAGAGTGTACACCTGGCGGAGGGTCTGACGTGCCACCTGACTCGGCCTGAATCGTCAAGTGAAACATGTCGATTTTTTTAGCAAATGCTTTTAAACAGACACTATAATTCTCCGACCAACTCCAGGATGTATGTAGATCGCTCCATTCAGTACCATTTCTACTAACAAAACCTTCTCTCGGGTTGGCCCGAGCCTTACTACTATAATTTTGGAGAGGAGTTTCAATGGGAATTGGATAATTATAGTTGTCTGTCTTAAGTTTAATTACTACAGAGAATTTTTGATTAATTGTTAATGCAACAGCTCTGTCAAGCGGAATTGTGAAATACCCCGGAGAAAAGAGCTTTCCTGATTTTGTTGCAGATAAGGTTCCGCTTGTAGGTTCACCATCGGACACATTCTTATAGACATAAATCTCGTAGCTGTTTTGAGTTGACCCTGTATAAAAACTAACTGCTTTGAGCGGATATGTCGTTGTAGAGGTGAATATATTAGAAAACCATGCTGTATTTGAATTATAGCCCATGCTCGATGTTTTTCCGAGAGGATCATATTGGTAGATAACGTCATAGTTAGCTGGATCTTCAGATGTAAAGACTGCATTCATTCCTCTGCTAGCAAAATACTCATCGTAGTATGACACGTAGAAGTATCCGGAATCTCCCCAGTTTCTTCCCCAACTATTTCTTACTATGAAGGCACCGTTTCCCGGTGGTATTGTATTAAATCTATTCCTATTGAAGTTGTCATCCCAGCCAACAATACAGACTGCATGTCCACCCTCTTTATAGGCCGGATTGTAATATGCCATATTTGAAGAGTTGTAGCAGCTGCTTTTCCAAAACATACTTGTATATAAAGCACCATAATTCATCAAAGCTTGTTTTATACTGTCATTGTCTAAGGAATTGTTTTTTGGAGGAATATAGATAATATTCTGGACATGCTTTTTTATCTCATGTTTTTTCTCCGCCGCGTATATATATGGGTCATCTTTCTCATCAATAGGACCACTCCAACGTGTTAGGTATGCGGCCGCCATTAAAAGATTTCCTCCATCACATGGCCCCCAGTCAAAACCATGGTTGTCAATAAGGTTTTGTTCAGAGAAATCCCAGTTTTCAACAGGAAATAAAAAAGATTCGAGAGATCCAAAAGTAGCAAAAGCCCAACA encodes the following:
- a CDS encoding SH3 domain-containing protein; protein product: MKKHIFLLSGIALFLMGCALTDIKSVSSFDSEKRQYSKILILSSFQDLRYKDVIESAFQQACLRNNILAATGSEILPPVREYSQDEITKRFRERNIEGLLIVALQEYWESSVAMPSITTTTGTAVLIGNILNYSEQQQSLPELVFTMPNANFDSRFFDGETGQAVWRATSLSAGDVFSDFSSLAKSLAATTVAKLLNDKILIPSLANSSAISSSYMAPPKSLTEALTLYNEFYIKGDYPSAISGLSSLKPYLDQYETRGTDRLLLSKIYFLWGSCFIKAYNRPDLAVLLFEKTLNQNPDYRPDKSLFDTTVISLYEKYKNDFWVPRIALKEKELSEKNEAQSKEIGAREKDIADNVRRGEQIRIIKSGATLRVQPDFQSLIIRELPVGALLEFDDISGEWVKIKLPPNSDGFVIVGYIHVLYVEPNR
- a CDS encoding SH3 domain-containing protein; protein product: MLTTKNSLLKSLAAAIVWLLLSQTASAGEGLKIRILGMGAPVRQAPDTTARFILIAQKGQVFEVVEKLENWYLIKLPNSQEGYVHKSVAEELVEVDVPKVETPEKTVAEKAIPVVEKPALIVEEKAEPVVEVPEKMVAEKPKAPPEITIIRPAPSADKIAMLMARFGYFVASDSAFNEIYENGPVFGGELRLGGRKVAGWLEGGYREHKGKFSFTGEKTKVNVIGVELGVLYRLSTGTFQPNVGTGVGYYMFNEKNAPLGEAKENKIGFCGIAGISIIPTKDLVLDLRLKYYTCKMRPADFDIEIGGLSLDLGIGFSF
- a CDS encoding lectin like domain-containing protein, with protein sequence MGKKSKSTFFIARCAMGLLIFFTIIILTSTSSFLSSEVITEEEATPSLAPLNKEFLKYLKDPSLKLFSRYTDDGYPLGLIPSPHDVSYFQEMPTTKIEGLPSYYDLRGRNKLTPVKDQGNCGSCWAFATFGSLESFLFPVENWDFSEQNLIDNHGFDWGPCDGGNLLMAAAYLTRWSGPIDEKDDPYIYAAEKKHEIKKHVQNIIYIPPKNNSLDNDSIKQALMNYGALYTSMFWKSSCYNSSNMAYYNPAYKEGGHAVCIVGWDDNFNRNRFNTIPPGNGAFIVRNSWGRNWGDSGYFYVSYYDEYFASRGMNAVFTSEDPANYDVIYQYDPLGKTSSMGYNSNTAWFSNIFTSTTTYPLKAVSFYTGSTQNSYEIYVYKNVSDGEPTSGTLSATKSGKLFSPGYFTIPLDRAVALTINQKFSVVIKLKTDNYNYPIPIETPLQNYSSKARANPREGFVSRNGTEWSDLHTSWSWSENYSVCLKAFAKKIDMFHLTIQAESGGTSDPPPGVHSYVPGEDVTITPIPDIYHIFTNWSGSASGSSGPLTITMDSDKSITAHFRFIHPPHASGRKVLNRTFSQAEYINILSWQANSANAGLNIIKYKIYSFVNGAPSLLTEVAADVKEYYHRNAGKERLDYRIVAIHSSGREGAPAHVMVQ